One Melanotaenia boesemani isolate fMelBoe1 chromosome 8, fMelBoe1.pri, whole genome shotgun sequence DNA segment encodes these proteins:
- the tnn gene encoding tenascin-N isoform X4: MITRLLWRALCRMTLLCTVSHLASSTDNKPDSSAPEQGVTFSHIYKIDIPGSSGCMFERLPAQDEAGLQTDTTKNGENDIIFKHNIRLQTPKCDCDESENFKSLLYRVNGLEEEVNYLKSQCSQGCCGRGGAGGVDTSCSGHGTYDQNTCSCICNQGWEGPDCSVSSCPDECNDNGRCVDGKCVCHEGYTGEDCSQLACPNDCNDKGQCVDGKCVCFPHFTGEDCSTPTCPNDCVGNGRCVDGQCICDEGFYGEDCSLVLGPQGLRLVKVTDVSLLVEWESVRGAEYYVLTYHPKYDESAMEEIQIPNTENSYLITGLTPGVTYIVKVYAVIKKIRSDDDTIEATTDVSTIDDVQVLGQTEVSIEVDWKNPQAEVDYFRLIHTDPSGQEEETDVQSSQEARTKHTIVGLYPGTEYQISVQAIKGNTEGNPSYTTGVTDIDAPRKLVTVEVTEDTASLSWDKVQAEIEGYMLSYTSAEGSSPDIPVGRDRTAYKLVGLRPGVIYTVYIWAFKGDKVSRKTSAEAETDIDSPRDLRAFDVTVDSASLAWSPPLADIEGYILTYRSEDGVIETVEKQLGAGETRFALSNLEMGKRYVVTIIAYRGNKRSKVTETIFKTVGLMYPFPMDCVQIMKNGNTKSGIYTVYINNDRSKPIEVYCDMDTDGGGWLMLQRRNTGKLDFMKRWRQYMAGFGNMTDEFFIGLDKIYELTNTPTQYELRFDLGLGSDRAYAVYDNFKIGPVKQKFKLTVGKYRGTAGDAMTYHQGRPWTTVDSDNDISLGNCALTHRGAWWYKNCHLANLNGNWGDNRHSMGVNWEPWKGHLTSLDFTEMKIRPVGAMSSRKKRSLVAREKSRTSNTHKK; encoded by the exons ATGATCACCAGACTCCTGTGGAGGGCCTTGTGCCGGATGACCCTACTTTGCACTGTGTCACACCTTGCAAGCTCCACGGACAACAAGCCAGACTCCTCAGCTCCAGAGCAGGGAGTCACCTTCAGCCACATCTATAAGATTGACATCCCAGGGAGCTCCGGCTGTATGTTTGAACGCCTGCCAGCCCAGGATGAAGCAG GTCTGCAGACAGACACCACAAAAAATGGAGAGAATGACATCATCTTTAAACACAACATAAGGCTGCAAACACCCAAGTGTGACTGTGATGAGTCCGAAAACTTCAAGTCTCTATTGTATAGAGTCAATGGACTGGAAGAAGAAGTCAACTACCTTAAGAGCCAGTGTTCTCAGGGATGCTGTGGAAGAGGAGGTGCTGGAG GTGTAGACACAAGCTGTAGTGGCCATGGTACTTATGATCAAAACACCTGCAGCTGCATATGCAACCAGGGATGGGAAGGCCCAGACTGCTCTGTGTCCTCTTGTCCTGATGAGTGCAATGACAATGGCCGATGTGTGGATGGGAAATGTGTTTGCCATGAAGGCTACACAGGAGAGGACTGCAGCCAGCTGGCATGTCCGAACGACTGCAACGACAAAGGACAGTGTGTGGATGGAAAATGTGTATGCTTCCCACACTTCACTGGCGAGGACTGCAGCACCCCGACATGTCCTAATGACTGCGTGGGCAATGGCCGCTGTGTGGATGGTCAATGCATCTGTGATGAAGGCTTTTATGGGGAGGACTGTTCATTAG tccttggacctcagGGTCTGCGGTTGGTCAAAGTGACTGACGTCTCTCTCTTGGTTGAGTGGGAGTCTGTCCGAGGAGCAGAGTATTATGTTTTGACATATCATCCAAAATATGATGAGAGTGCCATGGAGGag ATTCAGATTCCCAACACAGAGAATTCCTACCTTATTACAGGACTGACTCCAGGGGTCACCTACATCGTCAAGGTTTATGCTGTTATCAAAAAAATCCGAAGTGATGACGACACAATTGAAGCCACTACAG ATGTTTCAACTATTGATGATGTCCAAGTCCTTGGCCAGACAGAGGTTTCTATTGAAGTGGACTGGAAGAACCCACAGGCTGAAGTGGATTACTTTAGGCTTATACACACTGACCCGtctggacaggaggaggagactgATGTACAGAGTAGCCAAGAGGCACGCACTAAGCACACTATTGTGG GTTTGTATCCAGGAACAGAGTATCAGATCTCTGTGCAGGCCATCAAAGGAAACACTGAGGGAAATCCTTCTTACACCACTGGTGTCACAG aCATTGATGCTCCAAGAAAACTTGTCACTGTTGAAGTAACAGAAGACACTGCAAGTCTCTCCTGGGATAAGGTGCAGGCTGAAATAGAGGGTTATATGCTGAGTTATACCTCTGCTGAAGGCTCCAGTCCTGACATCCCAGTGGGGCGCGACAGAACCGCATACAAGCTGGTTGGTTTGAGGCCTGGTGTCATTTACACTGTCTACATCTGGGCCTTCAAGGGAGACAAAGTCAGCAGGAAGACTTCAGCAGAGGCCGAGACAG ACATTGATTCCCCAAGGGACCTGAGGGCTTTCGATGTGACAGTGGATTCTGCTTCTTTGGCTTGGAGTCCTCCTCTGGCAGATATTGAGGGTTACATACTCACCTACAGAAGTGAAGATGGCGTCATAGAG ACTGTTGAAAAGCAGCTTGGAGCTGGCGAGACCAGATTTGCTCTATCCAACCTGGAGATGGGGAAGCGCTATGTTGTTACCATCATTGCCTACAGAGGCAACAAGAGGAGCAAGGTGACAGAAACCATCTTCAAAACAG TTGGTCTGATGTACCCCTTCCCCATGGACTGTGTTCAAATCATGAAGAATGGAAACACAAAGAGTGGCATCTACACAGTCTACATTAATAATGACCGCTCCAAACCCATAGAGGTTTACTGTGATATGGACACTGATGGAGGCGGCTGGCTG ATGCTTCAGCGTCGAAACACTGGCAAGCTGGACTTCATGAAGCGCTGGAGGCAGTACATGGCAGGTTTTGGCAACATGACGGATGAGTTCTTTATTG GTTTGGACAAGATATACGAGCTTACCAACACTCCTACTCAGTATGAGCTGAGGTTTGACTTGGGCCTGGGCTCAGACAGGGCTTATGCGGTGTATGACAACTTTAAGATTGGACCTGTCAAGCAAAAGTTCAAACTTACTGTTGGCAAATACAGAGGGACAGCAG GTGATGCTATGACCTACCATCAAGGCCGACCCTGGACAACTGTTGATTCAGATAATGACATTTCCCTTGGTAATTGTGCGCTGACCCACCGTGGCGCCTGGTGGTACAAGAACTGTCACCTGGCCAACCTCAATGGCAACTGGGGTGATAACAGGCACAGTATG GGAGTGAACTGGGAACCGTGGAAGGGCCATCTAACATCTCTTGACTTTACCGAGATGAAGATCCGACCCGTGGGAGCCATGTCCAGCCGGAAGAAACGGTCATTGGTGGCCAGGGAGAAAAGCAGAACCTCAAACACCCACAAGAAATAG